The Arachis ipaensis cultivar K30076 chromosome B07, Araip1.1, whole genome shotgun sequence genome includes a window with the following:
- the LOC107608238 gene encoding exocyst complex component EXO70B1-like, producing the protein MVQVPVRIPRWLMHQKLWRFVGVVSSIVGLLCYALSRSFNFLFGKWNLVKISIYIVFSFIICLATYFPKVWQHSACLRFRAHIAFLVLTITSVYSFFFDKAVNGKPDAYSIVSCAAFAIMCSSFPRQIHGGFEVDLLYFFLGVFIVQLMKIKVLFGITGVCFSYFVIILRSSLNLTLEDEHFDPCDQNQVVVQVDSQQANDDCSFMMARLSACIERHQRRSYGIMGKILDQVREYGEAIGVPGKVIDHNLAFDALGPGAMDDLHDVAKSTMAAGFGKEFCDAYSNYRRQWLEMCILRLLKLREDRVIDPQTMPSMDYIISRWIIASDVALRILFPSERQICSRIFSGLHSAADACFGQICSEATIQLLKFAEAFAAISLPSCRMFQTFRVFLALNQLIPDFQTLFSDGPSVFLVNEAVTTRNKLREAITGSYTDMKNLIFRSKEAKLVLPSGGVHLITYNVMTYILFSRQSQRKLQQASLEYPMDAGTQSNNIMLLQLLERKLRTNSKKYKDPALGYFFMVNNRSYIENKVKEWELGTFLGDHWGQINTAKVKQNLELYYRSSWNKLLDYLNLDYYGESPAPEVAAEPMKNKLLLFNIHFMETCVAQSTWSVFDEQLREEIRTSIKNMLLPAYGNFIGTIRKVLGMNAYEYIKYTMFDIEARIDGLFYGSIMNQ; encoded by the coding sequence ATGGTACAAGTGCCTGTCCGAATTCCAAGATGGCTTATGCATCAAAAGCTATGGAGATTCGTTGGTGTGGTTTCATCCATAGTTGGCCTGCTCTGTTATGCTCTCAGTAGATCCTTCAATTTTCTATTCGGAAAATGGAACTTGGTGAAAATCTCTATTTACATTGTTTTCAGTTTTATAATCTGCCTTGCCACTTACTTTCCCAAGGTATGGCAACACTCGGCTTGTCTCCGGTTTCGAGCGCATATAGCATTTTTAGTTCTGACCATTACTTCTGTTTACTCATTCTTTTTTGACAAAGCTGTGAATGGGAAACCAGATGCATATAGCATAGTCTCTTGTGCTGCTTTTGCTATAATGTGCTCTAGTTTTCCAAGACAGATCCACGGTGGATTTGAAGTGGATCTGCTATATTTCTTTCTCGGAGTTTTTATTGTGCAACTGATGAAGATAAAAGTATTGTTTGGTATTACTGGGGTCTGTTTCAGTTATTTTGTTATTATTCTTAGATCTTCGCTAAACCTCACATTAGAAGATGAACATTTTGATCCATGTGATCAAAATCAGGTTGTCGTTCAAGTTGATTCGCAACAAGCCAATGATGATTGCAGTTTTATGATGGCACGGTTAAGTGCTTGTATAGAAAGGCATCAGCGGAGAAGCTATGGTATCATGGGCAAAATTTTGGACCAAGTGAGGGAATACGGTGAAGCCATTGGTGTCCCTGGAAAGGTGATTGACCACAACTTGGCGTTTGATGCACTTGGGCCCGGAGCTATGGATGATCTTCATGATGTTGCCAAGTCCACCATGGCTGCTGGTTTCGGAAAGGAGTTCTGCGATGCATATAGCAATTACAGGAGGCAATGGTTAGAGATGTGCATATTGAGATTGTTGAAGCTTCGAGAGGATAGAGTTATTGACCCTCAAACAATGCCATCCATGGATTACATTATCAGTAGATGGATCATAGCTTCTGATGTTGCCCTAAGGATACTATTTCCCTCGGAAAGGCAAATCTGCAGTCGTATCTTCTCTGGTTTACACTCTGCAGCGGATGCGTGTTTTGGACAAATTTGCTCTGAAGCAACAATTCAGCTGCTGAAATTCGCAGAGGCCTTCGCGGCGATTAGCCTTCCATCATGTCGGATGTTCCAAACCTTCCGCGTTTTTCTTGCATTGAACCAACTGATTCCAGACTTCCAGACATTGTTTTCTGATGGCCCCAGCGTGTTCTTGGTGAATGAAGCTGTCACAACCCGGAACAAATTGAGAGAAGCAATCACAGGCTCTTACACGGATATGAAGAATTTGATTTTCCGTAGCAAGGAGGCTAAGTTAGTTCTTCCAAGTGGTGGGGTTCATCTAATTACCTACAATGTAATGACATATATCCTATTCTCACGGCAGTCGCAAAGGAAGCTTCAGCAGGCTTCGCTAGAATACCCGATGGATGCCGGAACCCAATCGAATAATATTATGTTGTTGCAGTTATTAGAGAGAAAATTGAGAACCAACTCCAAGAAGTACAAGGACCCTGCTTTGGGCTATTTTTTCATGGTGAATAATAGGAGTTACATAGAAAACAAGGTAAAAGAGTGGGAGCTGGGAACCTTTTTGGGAGATCATTGGGGCCAAATTAACACTGCAAAAGTGAAGCAAAACCTTGAGCTATATTACAGAAGTTCTTGGAACAAGTTGCTAGACTATCTGAATCTAGACTACTATGGCGAGTCGCCGGCACCTGAGGTTGCCGCAGAGCCAATGAAGAATAAACTGCTGTTGTTCAACATTCATTTCATGGAGACATGCGTTGCTCAATCTACATGGTCCGTCTTTGATGAGCAGCTAAGGGAAGAAATTAGGACTTCAATAAAAAACATGTTGCTGCCAGCATATGGAAACTTCATTGGGACGATTCGTAAAGTTCTTGGAATGAATGCTTATGAGTATATTAAGTATACAATGTTTGACATTGAAGCTCGAATCGACGGTTTATTTTATGGAAGTATCATGAATCAATGA
- the LOC107607033 gene encoding exocyst complex component EXO70B1-like: MTPLSVQIPSWLMHQKLWRFLGFASSIVGLLCYALSTSFNFLFGKWNLAKISIYIVFSLIICLATFFAKVWQYSASLRLRAHMTFLVLTVTSVYSFFFDKAANGDPDAYSIVSCASFAIMWFSLSRQIHCGFEVDMLYFFLGVLIIQLMKIRFLLSIVAICFSYFLIILRSSLDASTVTESEYLELHDQNHVSIQVESDSQQSNIHRIIMTKLMDCVEALQKRKAALVQTIFEEYNNATNNTMLVTDYNFLLDTLPQGVVNDLHEAVKSAVAFGLVKECSDAYIDCRREFLEECLARLLELDTVKIDHPNTLPTPYFMVKRWAETCNVAFRILFPFERRLCDRVFFGLRSVSDVCFANICRESATQLLNFAEAFTSTLFCDSLTMFLVKEAITIQNNLREAIEGCYTEVKNMIFRSKKAKFVFPNGGIHPLTMDVLAYVELFCEPFLQKYVQGSDRAGTSFSFSVEMVSMLKILERKLRTKSKNYKDPTLCYFFMMINRRYIQNFVKQRHFVTHLSNDWVQNNTQKAEQNLELYYKSSWNMVVDYLKLYNDEKICTLQSTWFVGKEQLRKEIITSVENMLLPAYGNFIGKFHNVLAADAYEYIEYGMFDIQARLNGIYIVIIRLVKPKSTEDVPGRG; this comes from the exons ATGACACCTCTATCTGTCCAAATTCCAAGTTGGCTTATGCACCAAAAGCTATGGAGATTCCTTGGTTTTGCTTCATCCATAGTTGGATTACTCTGTTACGCTCTTAGTACATCCTTCAACTTTCTATTCGGAAAATGGAACTTGGCGAAAATCTCTATTTACATTGTTTTCAGTCTTATAATCTGCCTTGCCACTTTCTTTGCCAAGGTATGGCAATACTCTGCAAGTCTCCGATTAAGAGCTCACATGACATTTTTAGTTCTGACCGTTACTTCTGTTTACTCATTCTTTTTCGATAAAGCTGCGAATGGGGATCCGGATGCATATAGCATAGTTTCTTGTGCTTCTTTTGCTATAATGTGGTTTAGTTTGTCAAGACAAATTCATTGTGGATTTGAGGTAGACATGTTATATTTCTTTCTGGGAGTTCTCATAATACAACTGATGAAGATAAGATTCTTGTTGAGTATAGTTGCGATATGTTTCAGCTATTTCCTCATCATTCTTCGATCCTCTCTAGATGCATCAACAGTCACAGAGAGTGAATATTTGGAACTCCATGACCAAAATCATGTGTCAATTCAAGTGGAATCTGATTCACAACAATCCAACATTCATAGAATCATCATGACAAAACTCATGGATTGTGTTGAGGCGCTTCAGAAGAGAAAAGCTGCACTAGTGCAAACCATTTTTGAGGAATACAATAATGCTACTAATAACACTATGTTGGTGACTGATTACAATTTCTTGCTTGATACGCTACCACAGGGAGTTGTAAATGACCTTCATGAAGCTGTCAAATCTGCAGTGGCTTTTGGATTGGTGAAGGAATGCTCTGATGCCTACATCGATTGCCGGAGGGAATTCTTGGAGGAGTGTCTAGCAAGATTGTTGGAGTTGGACACTGTCAAGATTGACCACCCTAACACACTACCAACTCCATATTTCATGGTTAAGAGATGGGCTGAAACCTGCAATGTTGCATTCAGAATACTGTTCCCATTCGAAAGACGACTCTGCGATCGTGTCTTCTTTGGGCTACGCTCAGTTTCTGATGTTTGTTTTGCAAATATTTGCCGGGAATCCGCGACTCAGCTGTTAAATTTTGCTGAAGCCTTTACAAGT ACATTGTTTTGTGATAGCCTCACTATGTTCTTGGTGAAGGAAGCTATTACAATCCAGAACAACTTGAGAGAAGCAATAGAGGGTTGTTACACGGAGGTGAAGAATATGATTTTCCGTAGTAAGAAGGCTAAGTTTGTTTTTCCCAATGGCGGAATTCATCCATTAACAATGGATGTCCTGGCATATGTCGAGTTATTTTGCGAgccatttttacaaaaatatgtGCAGGGTTCTGATAGAGCTGGAACATCGTTTTCATTCTCTGTGGAGATGGTTTCTATGTTGAAGATTTTAGAGAGAAAACTGAGAACTAAATCCAAGAACTACAAGGATCCTACTTTGTGCTATTTCTTCATGATGATTAATAGAAGGTACATACAAAACTTTGTAAAACAACGGCATTTCGTAACCCATTTGAGCAATGATTGGGTCCAAAATAATACACAGAAAGCTGAGCAAAACCTTGAGCTCTATTACAAAAGCTCATGGAACATGGTGGTTGATTATCTGAAGCTGTACAACGATGA GAAGATATGCACTCTTCAATCTACATGGTTTGTTGGTAAAGAGCAACTTAGGAAAGAAATAATAACATCCGTAGAGAACATGTTGCTTCCAGCATATGGAAACTTCATTGGGAAGTTCCATAATGTTCTTGCTGCAGATGCATATGAGTATATAGAGTACGGAATGTTTGATATACAAGCTCGACTTAACG GAATCTATATTGTAATAATAAGATTAGTCAAACCCAAGTCAACTGAAGATGTTCCTGGAAGGGGATAG
- the LOC107609069 gene encoding exocyst complex component EXO70B1 (The sequence of the model RefSeq protein was modified relative to this genomic sequence to represent the inferred CDS: added 56 bases not found in genome assembly) — protein sequence MAENNGEEKLLAVARHIAKTLGHNTNMADDILQIFSNFDGRFSKENLADKVADGDPRACAALDHSLKSLDRRISQFVSSDRPIWADSADAVAFLDAVDELVAAVAEWSQLSTDKAFGACLARAEDMLQHAMFRLEDEFRSLMERAGESFDLTPPYRNGVESVENIPFDSEEEENELETAVNDGAEEDQIPVALPVTDYDIVIDALPAGTINDLHEIARRMVAGGFGKECSHVYSSCRREFLEESLSRLGLQKLSIEEVHKMPWQDLEDEIERWIKASNVSLKILFPSERRLCDRVFFGFSAAADLSFMEVCRGSTIQLLNFADAVAIGSRSPERLFRILDVFETLRDLIPEFEALFSDQYSVSLRNEAITIWKRLGEAIRGIFMELENLIRRDPAKVGVPGGGLHPITRYVMNYLRAACRSRQTLEQVFEDYGHPLKDYPKLDDRVAPNSSLSVQMDWIMELLESNLEAKSKIYNDPALCYVFLMNNGRYIVQKAKDSELGTLLGDDWIRKHTAKVRQYHVQYQRSSWNKVLGILKLDGSSNGSLGPNGPAKSMKEKLKMFNTQFENLCRVQSSWFVFDEQLREEIRIALEKILLPAYGSFIGRFHTELGKNADKYVKYGVEDIEVKLNDLFQGSSGSTGSRK from the exons ATGGCTGAGAACAACGGGGAAGAGAAATTACTCGCTGTGGCGCGACATATAGCTAAGACGCTGGGCCACAACACCAACATGGCTGATGATATACTCCAAATATTTTCGAATTTTGATGGAAGGTTCTCGAAGGAGAATTTAGCAGACAAGGTTGCAGATGGTGATCCCAGGGCCTGCGCCGCACTTGATCATTCCCTGAAGTCTCTTGACCGTCGGATCTCACAGTTTGTGTCATCCGACCGTCCGATCTGGGCCGACTCCGCCGACGCTGTTGCTTTTCTTGACGCCGTTGACGAGCTCGTCGCCGCCGTCGCCGAGTGGTCGCAGCTCTCAACAGACAAGGCTTTTGGCGCGTGCCTCGCACGTGCCGAGGACATGCTGCAGCACGCCATGTTCCGACTCGAGGATGAGTTCCGGTCGCTCATGGAGCGCGCTGGAGAGTCTTTTGACCTGACTCCGCCGTACCGAAACGGCGTCGAGTCGGTGGAGAATATTCCATTCGATTCGGAGGAAGAGGAGAACGAGCTGGAGACGGCAGTGAACGACGGAGCAGAAGAGGATCAGATCCCGGTGGCTCTGCCCGTGACGGACTACGACATCGTAATCGACGCGCTCCCCGCGGGGACGATCAACGA ACGTATACAGCAGTTGCAGGAGGGAGTTCTTGGAGGAGAGTCTCTCACGATTAGGGTTACAGAAGCTGAGCATCGAGGAGGTTCACAAGATGCCATGGCAGGACCTCGAGGACGAGATCGAGAGGTGGATTAAGGCCTCCAACGTCTCCCTCAAGATCCTGTTCCCGAGTGAACGAAGACTATGCGACCGTGTGTTCTTTGGATTCTCCGCCGCTGCTGACCTCTCCTTCATGGAGGTTTGCCGCGGATCTACAATTCAGCTTCTGAATTTCGCGGACGCTGTCGCTATCGGGAGCCGCTCGCCTGAGCGGCTGTTTAGGATCCTCGACGTGTTTGAAACACTGCGTGACCTCATTCCGGAATTCGAAGCCCTGTTCTCGGATCAGTACAGCGTTTCGCTCAGGAACGAAGCAATTACTATTTGGAAGAGGTTGGGGGAAGCAATTAGGGGAATTTTCATGGAGCTGGAGAATCTAATTCGCCGCGATCCGGCTAAGGTTGGGGTTCCCGGTGGGGGCCTACATCCAATCACACGCTACGTGATGAACTACCTACGCGCTGCTTGCCGGTCACGGCAGACATTGGAGCAAGTTTTTGAAGACTATGGACATCCGTTGAAGGATTACCCTAAGCTTGATGATAGGGTCGCACCCAATTCTTCACTCTCTGTGCAAATGGATTGGATAATGGAGCTGTTGGAGAGCAATTTGGAGGCAAAGTCCAAAATCTACAATGATCCTGCATTGTGCTATGTCTTCTTGATGAACAATGGGAGGTACATTGTTCAGAAGGCGAAAGATAGTGAATTGGGAACTCTCTTGGGCGACGATTGGATCCGAAAACACACCGCAAAAGTTAGGCAGTACCATGTGCAATACCAGAGGAGTTCGTGGAACAAAGTTCTGGGGATTTTAAAGCTTGATGGTAGTAGTAACGGGTCATTGGGGCCTAATGGTCCAGCAAAGTCAATGAAAGAGAAACTAAAAATGTTCAACACACAGTTTGAGAATTTATGCAGGGTTCAGTCTTCTTGGTTTGTTTTCGATGAGCAGCTTAGGGAAGAAATAAGAATTGCCCTTGAGAAGATCTTGTTGCCTGCGTACGGAAGCTTCATTGGAAGGTTCCATACGGAACTTGGCAAGAATGCTGATAAGTACGTTAAGTATGGAGTAGAGGACATCGAAGTAAAGCTCAACGATTTATTTCAGGGTAGCAGTGGATCAACCGGTAGCCGAAAGTGA